From a single Rhodomicrobium lacus genomic region:
- a CDS encoding substrate-binding domain-containing protein encodes MVVGSHDPLLEWALRESRSGIATFLDGALDGLDRAAAGECVAAGLHIPEASGWNVASVADRFGKEPWVLIEWARRTRGLVMRTDLARKPRSLRDAKGLRLLCRQPEAGSELIFSQLLACEKLRPQDFNLVGMERSESDLVSAIAANPEISEVLRTSCVPCESRRPRRLRHIRLRDGPFQRKLSAGKVSLAAGGRAKQFSAISPDFRKGERIKSPSRRCSALRILFQK; translated from the coding sequence GTGGTTGTCGGCAGCCACGATCCTCTGCTGGAATGGGCATTACGGGAATCGCGCTCGGGCATCGCGACGTTTCTCGACGGTGCGCTCGACGGTCTCGACCGCGCGGCGGCCGGCGAGTGCGTCGCCGCCGGATTGCATATTCCGGAAGCGTCCGGCTGGAATGTCGCCTCGGTCGCAGATCGCTTCGGCAAGGAACCGTGGGTGTTGATCGAATGGGCGCGCCGCACGCGCGGGCTTGTCATGCGGACCGATCTTGCGAGGAAGCCGCGCTCATTGCGCGACGCGAAGGGGCTCCGACTTCTTTGCCGCCAGCCGGAAGCGGGAAGCGAGCTGATTTTCAGTCAGCTGCTCGCTTGCGAAAAGCTGCGACCGCAAGACTTCAACCTCGTCGGGATGGAGCGGTCGGAATCCGATCTTGTTTCAGCCATCGCGGCGAATCCAGAAATTTCTGAAGTTTTGCGCACTTCCTGCGTTCCATGCGAAAGCCGAAGACCTCGGCGGCTACGACATATCCGGCTTCGGGACGGTCCATTTCAACGGAAGCTGAGCGCCGGCAAGGTCAGCCTCGCAGCAGGGGGGCGTGCCAAGCAATTTTCCGCGATCAGCCCGGATTTCCGAAAAGGGGAGCGAATAAAAAGTCCGTCTCGCCGATGCTCTGCACTGAGAATCCTGTTCCAAAAATAA
- a CDS encoding uridine kinase, producing the protein MANTTSELETLLMQRSLTDPDLLSAAEKAADYRILPEATVIKIGGQSVIDRGRSAVYPLVEEIVAVRKAHKLLIGTGAGTRARHLYSIAAGLNLPAGVLSQLGASVASQNAEMIGQLLAKHGISTVSNAGLSAVPLYLAEVNAVVFSGMPPYGLWVRPAADTVIPPYRTDAGCFLVAEQFGTKAMIFVKDENGLYTENPKTSKNATFIPKISVDEMKAKGLHDSILEFPMLDLLKSAKHVREVQVINGLVAGNLTRALAGEHVGTIITAS; encoded by the coding sequence ATGGCCAATACGACATCAGAGCTTGAGACGCTCCTCATGCAGCGCTCGCTGACAGATCCGGACCTTCTGTCTGCGGCGGAGAAGGCGGCAGATTACCGGATTCTGCCCGAAGCCACCGTGATCAAGATCGGCGGTCAGAGCGTCATCGACCGGGGCCGCTCGGCGGTCTATCCGCTTGTCGAAGAAATCGTGGCCGTCCGCAAGGCGCACAAACTGCTGATCGGCACCGGCGCCGGCACGCGCGCCCGACACCTCTATTCGATCGCGGCGGGGCTCAACCTTCCGGCTGGCGTGCTTTCACAGCTCGGCGCATCGGTCGCGAGCCAGAACGCCGAAATGATCGGGCAGCTGCTCGCCAAGCATGGCATTTCCACGGTCAGCAACGCGGGGCTCTCGGCTGTGCCGCTCTACCTGGCCGAGGTGAACGCCGTGGTTTTCTCCGGCATGCCGCCCTACGGACTATGGGTGCGCCCTGCCGCCGATACCGTCATTCCGCCGTATCGCACCGACGCAGGTTGCTTCCTCGTTGCCGAGCAGTTCGGAACGAAAGCGATGATCTTCGTTAAGGACGAAAACGGCCTCTACACCGAAAACCCGAAGACTTCGAAGAACGCCACCTTCATCCCGAAGATATCGGTCGACGAGATGAAGGCCAAGGGGCTGCACGACTCGATCCTCGAATTCCCGATGCTCGACCTGCTCAAATCGGCGAAGCACGTTCGCGAGGTACAGGTCATCAACGGCCTCGTCGCCGGCAACCTGACGCGCGCCCTCGCCGGCGAACACGTCGGCACCATCATCACTGCGAGCTAA
- a CDS encoding molybdenum storage protein subunit alpha codes for MSANTIKHVASPLARQTLLDGQLTAPVAGVRPIRILPWLQVVKIGGRSILDRGHEAILPIVDELRKLLPEHRLLILTGAGIRARHLYGVGLDLGLPVGSLAPLAASEAGQNGHILASLLAPEGVSYIEHPTMADQLAIHLSAARAVVGSAFPPYHNHEFPGSRIPPHRADTGAFLLADALGAAGLTIVEDVDGVYTTDPNGPDGKRAKLLKETSAADLAKHEGTLPFDRALLEVMATARHIERVQIVNGLVPGRLTAALRGEHVGTIVRTGAHPA; via the coding sequence ATGTCTGCCAACACCATCAAACACGTCGCCTCGCCGCTCGCACGCCAGACGCTCCTCGACGGCCAGCTTACCGCCCCCGTCGCGGGCGTGCGCCCCATCCGCATCCTGCCGTGGCTGCAGGTCGTCAAGATCGGCGGCCGCTCTATCCTGGACCGCGGCCACGAGGCGATCCTGCCCATCGTGGACGAGTTGCGGAAACTGCTGCCGGAGCATCGTCTCCTAATCCTGACCGGCGCCGGTATCCGCGCGCGCCATCTCTATGGCGTGGGGCTGGACCTCGGTCTTCCCGTCGGCTCTCTTGCGCCACTCGCCGCAAGCGAGGCGGGCCAGAACGGCCACATCCTCGCGTCGCTGCTCGCGCCTGAGGGCGTCTCCTATATCGAGCATCCGACCATGGCAGACCAGCTCGCCATCCACCTTTCGGCCGCCCGTGCCGTGGTGGGCAGCGCCTTCCCGCCCTATCATAACCACGAGTTTCCGGGCTCGCGCATTCCGCCCCATCGGGCCGACACGGGCGCGTTCCTGCTCGCCGACGCGCTCGGCGCGGCTGGCCTCACGATCGTGGAGGATGTGGACGGGGTTTACACCACCGACCCGAACGGCCCCGACGGGAAAAGGGCGAAGCTCCTGAAGGAGACGAGCGCCGCCGATCTCGCAAAGCACGAGGGCACACTTCCGTTCGACCGCGCGCTGCTTGAGGTGATGGCCACCGCGCGTCACATCGAGCGCGTGCAGATCGTGAACGGGCTCGTGCCGGGGCGGCTCACCGCAGCGCTGCGCGGCGAGCATGTCGGTACCATCGTTCGCACCGGCGCGCATCCGGCGTAG